A window from Dermacentor albipictus isolate Rhodes 1998 colony chromosome 10, USDA_Dalb.pri_finalv2, whole genome shotgun sequence encodes these proteins:
- the Svip gene encoding small VCP/p97-interacting protein: MGICMSCFKGSGADITPSPRLDVSVKRQQMAEAAERRLKEQEHRGIKDPEKLKRQQQKREELEQQLAAGGPGEANLRWQVQ, translated from the exons ATGGGGATTTGCATGAGCTGCTTCAAAGGCTCCGGCGCCGACATAACTCCGTCGCCGAGACTTGATGTG TCCGTGAAGCGGCAACAAATGGCCGAAGCCGCGGAACGGAGACTCAAGGAGCAGGAGCACAGGGGAATCAAAGATCCCGAAAAATTAAAGAGGCAACAGCAAAAGCGAGAAGAGCTCGAACAACAGCTTGCGGCCGGTGGGCCGGGCGAGGCGAATTTGCGG